One genomic segment of Streptomyces sp. TLI_146 includes these proteins:
- a CDS encoding LacI family DNA-binding transcriptional regulator codes for MTDAGPRLADIASQAAVSEATVSRVLNGRPGVADATRQRVLAALDVLGWERPAQLRHRSAGLVGLVTPELTNPIFPAFAQAVEQVLAGHGYTPVLCTQLPGGATEDELVEQLEERGVNGIVFLSGLHADTSADPARYLALTERGVPFVLVNGYNERIRAPFVSPDDHAAMAMAVGHLADLGHTRIGLAAGPLRYVPSRRKAEGFAAALGERFGLRREEAAAYMGHTLFSVEGGQVAAGALLDQGCTGVVCASDMMALGAVRAARERGLDVPKDISVVGFDDSRLIAFTDPPLTTVRQPVRAMATAAVGALLEEIRGNPVQRTEFVFQPELVVRGSTARVRE; via the coding sequence GTGACCGACGCCGGGCCGCGCCTCGCCGACATCGCCTCGCAGGCGGCCGTCAGCGAGGCCACCGTCAGCCGGGTGCTCAACGGGCGTCCGGGCGTCGCCGACGCCACCCGGCAGCGGGTGCTCGCGGCCCTGGACGTCCTCGGCTGGGAGCGGCCCGCCCAGCTGCGCCACCGCAGCGCCGGACTCGTCGGCCTGGTCACCCCGGAGCTCACCAACCCCATCTTCCCCGCCTTCGCCCAGGCCGTGGAGCAGGTGCTCGCCGGGCACGGGTACACCCCGGTGCTCTGCACCCAGCTGCCCGGCGGGGCGACCGAGGACGAGCTGGTCGAGCAGCTGGAGGAGCGCGGGGTCAACGGCATCGTGTTCCTGTCGGGGCTGCACGCCGACACCTCCGCCGACCCCGCCCGCTATCTGGCGCTCACCGAGCGCGGGGTGCCGTTCGTGCTGGTCAACGGGTACAACGAGCGCATCCGCGCGCCCTTCGTCTCGCCCGACGACCACGCGGCGATGGCGATGGCGGTCGGCCATCTCGCCGACCTCGGCCACACCCGGATCGGTCTGGCGGCCGGGCCGCTCCGATACGTGCCCTCGCGCCGCAAGGCCGAGGGGTTCGCGGCCGCGCTGGGGGAGCGGTTCGGACTGCGCCGCGAGGAGGCCGCCGCGTACATGGGGCACACCCTCTTCAGCGTCGAGGGCGGCCAGGTGGCGGCGGGCGCGCTGCTCGACCAGGGCTGTACGGGCGTGGTGTGCGCCAGCGACATGATGGCGCTCGGCGCGGTCCGCGCGGCGCGCGAGCGCGGGCTCGACGTACCGAAGGACATCTCGGTGGTGGGCTTCGACGACTCGCGGCTGATCGCGTTCACCGACCCGCCGCTGACCACCGTCCGCCAGCCCGTGCGGGCGATGGCGACGGCCGCGGTGGGCGCGCTGCTCGAGGAGATCCGGGGGAACCCGGTGCAGCGCACGGAGTTCGTCTTCCAGCCGGAGCTGGTGGTACGGGGGTCCACCGCGCGCGTACGGGAGTGA
- a CDS encoding glycoside hydrolase family 13 protein: MTPHLTASATAPTRTNWWQDAVIYQVYPRSFADANGDGMGDLDGVRHKLPYLRDLGVDAVWLSPFYASPQADAGYDVADYRAIDPMFGTLHDADALIRDAHELGLRIIVDLVPNHSSDQHEWFKRALREGPGSALRSRYHFRPGRGADGELPPNDWESIFGGPAWTRTEDGEWYLHLFAPEQPDFNWEHPAVADEFRSILRFWLDMGVDGFRVDVAHGLVKAAGLPDIGGSDQLKLLGNDVMPFFDQDGVHEIYRSWRLILDEYPGERIAVAEAWTPTVERTAHYVRPDELHQAFNFQYLGAPWDAEELREVIDVSLAAMRPVGAPATWVLSNHDVTRHATRFANPPGLGTQLRTPGDRELGLRRARAATLLMLALPGSAYLYQGEELGLPDVTDLPDEVRQDPSFFRAEGQDGFRDGCRVPLPWTADGPSYGFGSGGSWLPQPASWGALSVEAQTGDPHSTLELYRAALAARREHPGLGSGDTVSWLEAPRGVLAFAREGFVCTVNLTAEPVRLPAPGKPLLASDGREVALDGGEFVLEADTTVWWAV, from the coding sequence ATGACCCCGCACCTCACCGCCTCCGCCACCGCACCCACCCGCACCAACTGGTGGCAGGACGCCGTGATCTACCAGGTCTATCCGCGCAGCTTCGCCGATGCCAACGGCGACGGGATGGGGGACCTCGACGGCGTACGCCACAAGCTCCCGTACCTCCGCGACCTCGGCGTCGACGCCGTCTGGCTCTCCCCCTTCTACGCCTCCCCGCAGGCCGACGCCGGCTACGACGTCGCCGACTACCGCGCCATCGACCCGATGTTCGGCACCCTGCACGACGCCGACGCCCTGATCAGGGACGCCCACGAGCTCGGGCTGCGCATCATCGTCGACCTCGTCCCCAACCACTCCTCCGACCAGCACGAGTGGTTCAAGCGCGCCCTGCGGGAGGGGCCTGGCTCGGCGCTGCGGAGCCGGTACCACTTCCGGCCGGGGCGCGGCGCGGACGGCGAACTGCCGCCCAACGACTGGGAGTCCATCTTCGGCGGGCCCGCCTGGACCCGTACCGAGGACGGCGAGTGGTATCTGCACCTGTTCGCCCCGGAGCAGCCCGACTTCAACTGGGAGCACCCCGCCGTCGCCGACGAGTTCCGCTCGATCCTGCGGTTCTGGCTGGACATGGGCGTCGACGGGTTCCGCGTCGACGTCGCCCACGGGCTCGTCAAGGCGGCCGGGCTGCCCGACATCGGCGGCAGCGACCAGCTCAAGCTGCTGGGCAACGATGTCATGCCGTTCTTCGACCAGGACGGCGTCCACGAGATCTACCGCTCCTGGCGCCTGATCCTCGACGAGTACCCCGGCGAGCGCATAGCCGTCGCCGAGGCGTGGACGCCCACCGTGGAGCGCACGGCCCATTACGTACGCCCCGACGAGCTGCACCAGGCCTTCAACTTCCAGTACCTGGGCGCCCCTTGGGACGCCGAGGAGCTGCGCGAGGTCATCGACGTCTCGCTCGCCGCGATGCGCCCGGTCGGCGCCCCCGCGACCTGGGTGCTCTCCAACCACGACGTGACCCGGCACGCCACCCGTTTCGCCAACCCGCCCGGCCTCGGCACCCAGCTGCGCACCCCGGGCGACCGCGAGCTCGGGCTGCGCCGGGCGCGCGCCGCGACCCTGCTGATGCTGGCGCTGCCGGGGTCCGCCTACCTCTACCAGGGCGAGGAGCTCGGCCTCCCGGACGTCACCGATCTGCCCGACGAGGTGCGCCAGGATCCGTCGTTCTTCCGCGCCGAGGGCCAGGACGGCTTCCGCGACGGCTGCCGGGTCCCCCTTCCGTGGACCGCCGACGGCCCCTCGTACGGCTTCGGCAGCGGCGGCAGCTGGCTGCCCCAGCCCGCGTCGTGGGGCGCGCTCTCCGTCGAGGCGCAGACCGGCGACCCGCACTCCACGCTGGAGCTCTACCGCGCCGCCCTCGCCGCCCGCCGCGAGCACCCCGGCCTCGGCTCGGGCGATACCGTCAGCTGGCTGGAGGCCCCGCGAGGCGTCCTCGCGTTCGCCCGCGAGGGGTTCGTCTGCACGGTCAACCTCACCGCCGAACCGGTGCGCCTGCCCGCTCCGGGCAAGCCCCTCCTCGCCAGCGACGGCCGTGAAGTCGCCCTGGACGGCGGCGAGTTCGTCCTCGAAGCCGACACCACCGTGTGGTGGGCGGTGTGA